The following are encoded together in the Buteo buteo chromosome 2, bButBut1.hap1.1, whole genome shotgun sequence genome:
- the HTR5A gene encoding 5-hydroxytryptamine receptor 5A produces the protein MEPPLNLSCFGDTTPAAGNRSGSSAGPEHLSVFSVLVLTLLAMLVVATFLWNGLVLATILRVRSFHRVPHNLVASMAISDVMVAALVMPLSLVHELAGRRWRLGRSLCQVWISFDVLCCTASIWNVTAIALDRYWSITRHLEYTLRTRRRISNIMIALTWALSAFISLAPLLFGWGETYSEDSEECQVSREPSYTIFSTFGAFYLPLCVVLFVYWKIYKAAKFRIGSRKSNSITPITPEALEVKEAAQQPQMVFTVRHATVTFQTDGDTWREQKEKKAALMVGILIGVFVLCWIPFFITELINPLCSCDIPPIWKSIFLWLGYSNSFFNPLIYTAFNKNYNNAFRNLFFRQH, from the exons ATGGAGCCCCCGCTTAACCTCAGCTGCTTTGGAGATACGACACCAGCCGCAGGCAACCGGAGCGGGTCCTCTGCCGGACCGGAGCACCTCTCCGTCTTCAGCgtgctggtcctcaccttgtTGGCCATGCTGGTGGTGGCCACGTTCCTCTGGAACGGGCTGGTGTTGGCCACCATCCTCCGGGTGCGTAGTTTTCACCGGGTGCCCCACAACCTGGTGGCCTCCATGGCCATCTCCGACGTGATGGTGGCGGCCCTCGTCATGCCCCTCAGCTTGGTGCACGAGTTGGCCGGGCGGAGGTGGCGGCTGGGCCGGTCGCTCTGCCAGGTGTGGATCTCCTTCGACGTGCTGTGCTGCACCGCCAGCATCTGGAACGTCACGGCCATCGCCCTCGACCGCTACTGGTCCATCACCCGCCACCTGGAGTACACGCTCCGCACCCGGCGCCGCATCTCCAACATCATGATTGCCCTCACCTGGGCACTCTCTGCCTTCATCTCCTTGGCCCCGCTGCTCTTTGGCTGGGGGGAGACTTACTCAGAGGACAGTGAGGAGTGCCAAGTCAGCCGGGAGCCTTCCTACACCATCTTCTCCACCTTTGGCGCCTTCTACCTGCCCCTCTGCGTGGTGCTCTTTGTGTACTGGAAGATCTACAAGGCCGCCAAGTTTCGAATTGGGTCTCGGAAGAGCAACTCCATCACCCCCATTACACCAGAAGCCCTGGAG GTAAAGGAAGCTGCCCAGCAGCCACAGATGGTCTTCACTGTCCGTCATGCCACTGTTACGTTCCAGACGGACGGAGACACATGgagagagcagaaggaaaagaaagctgccCTCATGGTGGGCATCCTTATCGGGGTCTTTGTGCTCTGCTGGATCCCCTTCTTCATCACGGAGCTCATCAACCCCCTCTGCTCGTGCGACATCCCACCCATTTGGAAGAGTATTTTTCTATGGCTAGGCTattcaaattccttttttaatccACTCATCTACACTGCTTTCAACAAAAACTACAACAATGCCTTCAGGAACCTGTTCTTTAGACAGCACTGA